A single region of the Nicotiana sylvestris chromosome 6, ASM39365v2, whole genome shotgun sequence genome encodes:
- the LOC138870772 gene encoding uncharacterized protein, which translates to MFFDGAVNAKGVGVGAILISPTGQHYLAIARLGFFCTNNTAEYEACIIGMNMAIDQDVEELLIMGDSDLIIRQAQGEWETQDAKLIPYRQHVEELGKRLKSIEFRYIPRCHNELADALATLASMLPYPGNAYINPLEIQIWERHGYCNTVETAPNTQPWYHDIKRFLKTQEYPEQASGDQKRTIRRHASGFFLSGDVLYKRTPDLNLLRYVDAEEAGRIIYEVQSKQPCKKQVQPKRKRCARARNSFAANDQSKKEVSSMFFPAFY; encoded by the exons atgttcttcgatggagcggtaaacgcaaaaggtgttggagttggggcaatcttgatctcgccTACCGGTCAGCATTACCTGGCCATAGCTAGGCTTGGATTTTTCTGCACAAATAACACTGCCGAGTACGAAGCTTGCATTATTggcatgaacatggcaatcgaccaggATGTTGAAGaactgttaatcatgggagactcagatttgattatccgacaagctcaaggagaatgggaaacccaagacgccaagcttattccttataggcaacatgtggaagaactTGGCAAACGACTCAAGTCAATAGAGTTTAGGTACATTCCTCGCTGCCACAatgaactagctgatgcacttgccactttagcCTCAATGTTGCCGTACCCAGGCAATGCCTACATTAATCCATTAGAAATCCAGATTtgggaaaggcatggttattgtaatACGGTTGAAACAGCACCAAATACccaaccatggtatcatgacatcaaaaggtttttgaaaacacaagaatatcccgagcaagccagtggagaccagaagagaaccattaggcggcacgcgagtggtttctttttgagtggtgatgtcttgtacaagagaactccggACCTCAACTTGTTGAGATATGTTGACGCggaagaggctggaagaatcatttatgag gtgcaatccaagcaaccatgcaagaagcaggtgcagcCGAAAAGGAAAAGATGCGCCAgagctagaaacagctttgcagcaaatGATCAATCCAAAAAGGAAGTTTCCTCCATGTTTTTTCCTgcattttattaa